The Rhineura floridana isolate rRhiFlo1 chromosome 14, rRhiFlo1.hap2, whole genome shotgun sequence genomic sequence ctgtttgtgcctgcaaaggtcTTGGGgaggtcacactgcttcatttcccatCCATGCATATCCTGTGACTTCCTAATGAAATCTCGTCACTTTTTGCATCACAAATGGTCTGGTTGACTTTTGTCCCACTTTACAGCACTAATGGGGAAGCAATGCAGAACAAACTAACGGaaactagggccacattcacatgaTACATTTATTCCCCTGTTATTTcagtttaaacaatcatggcttcccccaaagaatcctgggaaaggtagtttgctgagagctgttaggagaccctattcccctcatagacctaCAGTTCCAGAATGgtgtaacaatcaatccctctctccAGGTAATTCTTttctgagaattgtaggtctgtAAGGGTAACAGagaaagccagtgtgatgtagtggttagagtgttggactatgacctgggagaccagggttcgaatcctgacacagccatgaagctcactgggtgaccttgggccagtcactgcctctcaacctcagaggaaggcaatggtaacccccctctgaataccgcttaccatgaaaaccctattcatagggtcaccataagtcgggatcgacttgaaagcagttcatttccattccaATGggaatagaatcacagaatcatagggttggaagtagggttcccaggttcttggcctgtatctttaggagaagtgaaagtcagccaagtgcaggtgttcttgcaacattgtaatggaatgggaaaaaccaccaggtggaattctccctttcccatgaacaatttttaaagatacagaagacctcttggttgccaggcctggcctcccagAGGTgtgctgtatctttaaaagttgtgcagggggaatggaaaattccacctagtggtttttcccattacagagttgcaagaacacctgcacttggctgactttctcttctcctaaagatacaggatcagtctcaggctatggacctggcaaccctagttgtaagGGAGCtattaaggccatcgagtcccacCCCCAGGCATCCtcacagctctcagcaccttcaaCACAGTACAATTCCCGGGATTCATTGGGAGACGgtgtaaagtggaacaatagcggaataaatgtatggcgtggctGTGGCCTAAAACCCACCACGAACGCCCCGTTATGGGCTCACCAAGAACATGTTGCAAGATACACTCGCAACAGTAAAACACCAGTTGTTTCATGGACCCTCAGTATATCTCCCACAAGGAAATAGACTGGCCTGGTTAGTTGTCGGCCGCTGCTCTCCtcgcctccttcccccctcctctctccgTCTCTCCCCGCGCAATCCCAGACCCGCGGCCGGGGGAGGCCTGCCTGGGCGACTCACATGATCCCGCTGGAGCCCCTGATCCCGCCTCGCTCCGCGCCCAGTGCGAGGCTGCAGTCAGGATGCACGGAGGCTGCAGCCACCGGAGGAAGAgtcgcctgctgctgctgctgctgctgctgctgctggccgcgGCTCCTGCAGGAAATCTCCCTGCTGCAGCTCCCCAGCAGCTCCACGAGGATTCAGGTAGGAGGCTCTGCAAAGCTGGCTGCTTGCTGGAAAGCTCTGGGCGGTAGTCCTTGTTTTTTTTCCTGGCGCGCGCTTTAAGGGGAAGCAACAGGTCCCCTCTAGAACCCAGTGTGGGGCTTAAGGGGAAAAGTTATGAGCCAGCGTGTTTAGGATTGCGCGGCGCAGTGGGCCAAtcacacatgcaagtcatcaCCTGAGTTTGCATTCGTCAAGAGTGAACCACCTGGGGACAAACAGCAAGAGTGGGATGTTCTGCATAAATGTGATTAGGAGCAGCCTGAGAGTACGCATTGAAAACTTCACAGTATAgcaggcccgggggccaaatgtgggcTTTCAGGCCCCTCAGGACAGTCCCCGGACCACAGTCCTTCTTCTCTCATTAGCCGTGTGTGGTTTTGCTTGGCTGAACTTAGATAGCACTTCTTGCTTGCGTGGATGAAGAACGtcgagtgtgtagaaactagcctactgttcaAAAGTAAATTTGCATCCTCTGTCCACCACGGGCATGTGGCCCCCCGAAGGTTgtgcagaagggaatgcagcccttgggctaaaaatggtcccccccccccgtctagaATCAAAGAAAGAGGAGCACCCCCATGAGTGCTCCTTTGGCTTaaggtttttaaaaactaaatactATTTCTTAGATTTTACTTTTAGTAGCCTCACTTTCTTTTCGAGCCTGCTCTACCTTATTACACTTTTAACAGTTGATTTTCATCAAGTCAGGTGTGTTCTGTATCAAATTAAAACCTCACAACCATTGTTTTCAGAAAATAAAACCCAGTGCATTGTCTCACTGTCATCAGAATTCCCAGAAGGGTTTTTCACTCAGCAGGAGCAAGAAGATGGAGGCATCATTATCTATTTCCTAATAATTCTTTATATGTTTCTGGCTGTGTCCATTGTGTGTGATGATTACTTCCTCCCTTCACTGGAGATCATCAGCGAatgtaagtttgttttttcttgtGGTGGTGGTTTTTGAAAGGGCATAAATCTTTGCTACAAAACTGAAAGGCCTTCACTCGATTAAACTGGAGGTTGCTCTCTCTTACGTAGATAAGATGTGAGCTGGAAAATTTAGTATAATTTTTAAGGAGTCACAAAGCTTGGTTGGGAGAGTAGATTATGGAAAGTGGTGAGTGTGGGGGTAGAGTTCAGCAGTCTTTCCTATAGGAATTTAGGAAGATAGAAAGCTGCCTATCAGGTCAAACTATTTGCCTGTCTAGCCCAACAATATTAttaatctactctgactggcagcagctctctgggtttacaagcagagatctttcccatcacttgctcCTTGATGATTCAGCCCTTGGCTACGAGTTAAAACGTATGTGCACTACCCCTAAGCTAAGGTCTTCTCAACAGAATGAATTCCCCACCCCAGCAGATAATCGCACCCAGATAACACATAGAAGGCAGAGTTACCATTATCCTAAGAGGCTTGTCTGCCACTTCTGTTTGAAATCCATTCCTCCTTCAGCTGCTGTAGTATTTCACCATAACCTCTGTTCTGCGCCATGGATCCACTACTGCAGTTATGTTCAGAAACATGTATAGCCCCAATATTCATATGTATTTTTCGTTTCTCACCCCTCTGTTCCTTACCGTAGCTCTTGGTCTCTCTCAGGATGTTGCAGGAGCAACATTCATGGCAGCCGGCAGCTCTGCGCCTGAATTAGTCACAGCCTTTCTCGGTAAAGTTAAGATACAGTTTCGAACAGCACACAGAATTCCTTCCACCCCACTTGTGAAAGCAGAAATTAATTATGTTGAATGCTTTACTTTTAGGGGTATTTGTCACTAAAGGAGACATTGGAGTCAGCACCATCCTTGGTTCTGCGATCTACAATGTTCTTGGTATCTGTGCAGCTTGCGGGCTCTTATCTACCATGGTTTGTCCTAGCTTTTATGATGCTCTGCAACGGTTTTCTCATGCTCTAGGGCTGAAGCCTACTTAATTTGAGGTCATTTACGATAGCAAAGCAGCGTGTGATCAATTGGAAGACAGTGAAAACTTTTGTTAAGCTACCCCACTTAGTCATGGTTCAGTCATTTTTAGAATGCTGCAAGTTTAAAATGTAGATCCAAGCACAAAAGTTGTATGACAATAGCATCATTGTGTATTTATATAAAATCTTACATCGATAAAGATGCTTGGGTCTCACTGACTGATTTGGTTACAGAGCTACTGAAATTTTTAGGGCATTTCCAGGTACgctacaatcacacacacacacacacacacacacggccaaaGAAACTAGTACAGTAGTTAATCCAAGTCATCCCAATTAGTAGAAAAATCTGCAAATGGCTCACCTCTCTCTCAAATTAGAGTTCTTAGCATGTTCCCCAAACAGGTACATCCAGGTCACCCAGAAACCATGGTACACACATGCATGGAGTCTGCTATACAAATTATGAGAAATATTTCTACACCTCAAGCCCTAGATTTTGCCTGTGAGCTTTAACTGTAACCAACATTTCCAAGTCAAGCAGCATATGGGATGGCATATTAAAGACTGTGAGACTCTGTTGCATCTTTGCACATTTAACTGAAGCATTTGCAGCAAGGAACATACATCTTTGTAGAACACAAGCTTTTTAGTTTTGTAAAAAATGTATCTAATTATATTCTACAGGTTTCAAGACTGTCTTGCTGGCCATTATTTAGAGACTGTTTAGCCTATGCAGTTAGTGCAGCAGCAGTTCTGGCAATGATAATAGACAACAAAGTTTACTGGTAAGTGCCCAGCTAGTGTTCCACTAGCCAGCCATACAGTAATATTTTTCAGTTCTCTTTTGTAGTTATTTCCTCCGTCAGCAGAAGGGTGGCTAGATGATCTTTGAAGTCCTTTGCAAATCTACAATTCTCTATAACCTCAAAGTTTATATGAAATTACCCAACTTGAAAGGTTAGTTAGCTGAACAGCAGGCACAGACGCCAATAAAAATATGACCTTAAAAGGTTAGTGGTAACATCTCTTACGCTGCAATTCAACATCTCAGAACGTTGAGATTTTGACAATATGCTATTTACACAGTTAAAAGGCAGGTTATCAATCAACCAAAATTATTTAAACTGGTGAGCATCCCTTGTTCCCACATAGATTTTCCAGTGTGTTTCACTCCCAATGAGACATTTTATTCTATTCTTGGCATTACATGGGAGCAGCATACAGTCAGACCTGGAATGCTAACTGTGTCCAATCAATACCCATCTTTAGTTTGACAAATACAAGCTGCTTCATTATAATGGCCTCTAATACATGGTTTTCCTTCAGTCAAGAAACAGCAAGAACCGATCTTAAAATGTACTTTGGTAAAAGACAGGTTTAGTTCTGTCTGATAAGGGGACTTGTTCACGTGACAATGATCATATGTATCACACCTGTAAGtgcaggttattattattattatttagttttatatccagcccttcctcccagtagcagcccagggcagcaaacaaaagcactgaaaaccactctaaaacataaaacaaactttaaattatattacatccttaaaaacatattaaaatcaagcatctttaaaaacatgttttttaaaaaattaatgccATGAAGCGAGGAGTGCCACTAAATGTCATCGCCACCTTCACAGAAGCAGCGGAGGTGGGTCCATTACGTCATATGGAGCATTGATCCACTAACCTTGATCTGCCTTCGGATAGCCCCCACTTCTTACCTGTCTTCTTACATAtagccagtccagggggtggcactaacagcttccttctccttcatctcagtgttgcctttgtaaaaCTCAGCAAGATGAGGAGAAAGCTAGAATGAGTTTGCTCTGACTAATATTGGCTCTAATTCCTCTGCTTTTGCCATCTTTGCCTTCCACCCAACAAGTCTCTATGGGCAACAgccaccactcaccactgcaGAAGGGAAATTTAGCAAGTAATCATGTCCCCATTACACATAAAACCACCCATCAAAAATGGGGAATCTATGGCCAGAGAAAGTATATTCTGTATCATCTGTATTTTAGAAGGCATCAGTGTGTATGAAAATTCAAGCCTAATGAGTCCTTCAAAGTGCACATGGTTGCAAGGAATAGCATCTTTCAAATAGACCCTTCCTTTCCCTCACCCCCCAATTTAACAATACATAGTGAAAAACAGTCACTTCCTGTTCCTGTTTGAAAGCTGGCCACTAGGTGACAAAACCAGGACACAGATGTGGGGAGAGTGCCTACCCTCTTCTCTAGGCCTTACTTGCCTGACATAGGGCCATTAAAATAGCCACGTTCAGTTAGGAACAAGCAGCACCAAAGCACATAGGGACTGGGGCTTCTTGCTTTAAAGTGGTAGTGCAGCATGATCCAAAGGCAATCTCTCAGAAGATATGGAGAGTTAAACTTTCGGGGAAGGTAAATCTGCTTTTTCGACCTCTCCTCTGCCCTAGATGTTGATTAGGCCCCACAAGTACAGTGCAGATAAAGACTCTCTGAGCAAGGTGCTGGCAACTATGTCCATTTTAAACAATCCACCACACAAAGGGAACGTACCTTTTGCCCCCTTCCTCTGCAGGTGCCCAGCACTCCCATACCTTGCTATAGCGAGCCAAGGAATATTTGAGGCGGCTTGAATAATTATGTCCTTGATTTTAGGAGACTCGCTACAATGAAGATTTGAGAACTCTCGGATTATATAGAAAGCTGTTTATCTTTGCACTCTAATATGGAAAGTAGTCAGATGTCAATTGCCAGTCATTCGGCCCTTCAAAAGAAATAATGCTTTGGGAAATGCTGGGTATCCTTAGAGAGACAGACTTAAAGGCCATGGCTTGGTAGCAAAGCATATAtgaaaaagtcccaggttcaacccctggtatctactggtagggctaggaaagaccacTATCTGCAACCTTGGAAAGCTGCTCCCAGTCAAagaagacaatacagagctagatggaccacactCCGAAATAGTATAGGGGGGTTCCTATGTTCCCATCTTGCCTTGCAAATTCAATCTTCCCTCTTGGAAAAAGAAAACCGTTAACCCATCCCTTTGGACTAAGCATACATCCTCAAATGTGAATTATTTTCAATTACGGTTGTTCTGTAGCCAAATATGAAATGTACTGAATACAAAAACATGCCATGAAACATGTAAGGTTTTTTCCCCTGTGAATTCTTTCTTTGTTCCAGGTATGAATCTGCTTCCCTTCTGTTAATATATGGAATCTATATTTTGGTGCTCTGCTTTGACATTAAAATCAGTCAGTACATCATGAAGAAGTTTAGTTGTTGCTGTACCTGTTTCATGGCGACCACAGAAGAGGCTGAACAACAGCCACTGATTGGCTGGAAGGAAGAGACAGGACCCCTTGTTCGGCGACAGTCAAGAGCAGACAGCGGAATTTTCCATGATGATTCCAATTACTCTCAACTTTCAATAAGTTTACATGGACTCCATACGGTTTCTGAAGGTAAACTGCAATCTTTACCAACAGTTCTTTTCAAAAGGGCTGGCACAGCTTCAGAAATTCTAGTCCAAAACTAAACTATTAGCCACTCTTGTCACTCTCAAGTTTTCCTATGAAAGTAAAATGTTGCTACTGAACGTAACTTACAAGTCTGGAAGCTCATGTTTTAAAGTTTATAATGGCTCAGGTGAGACATAAGCTTAAGCAGGACTACACTAGGCCTGATCAGGGTGATATTCCCCCAGCAACACTCACGCACAGAATAATCATTGATCCTGGGTTGCCTGCAAGGCATAGATGGATATCTTAAGTTTTGTTTCCTGTTATACCCAATCTTGGTTAGTTTTAGTGGATCTCTAAGAGGCCTAAGCTTTGCACAGCTAAAGTCTATACATAGTCATAAGATGACTGGGGATTTGAATAATTATTTGTGATGCTTTACAAGGTAATCATTACCTGGAGAAAGTTCTATTGGAACGATAAGTAGTAAGTCCTGTAAATAATATATAATGCACATCTGTCCAAATAGCTAAATAGGACCAAGTTCACATTAGGAAAATTATACACTTCTTGAAAGCATGACTTTTTAAAACCAAGATCTCATTTCTTAAATGCGTTGTCATCTGACAGATTCTCCAAGTGTGTTCTCCATGCCTGAAACAGATCTGAAAAGAGTTCTGTGGGTGCTGTCTCTACCAATTATTACTCTACTCTATTTGACAACACCTGACTGCAGGAGACAGTTTTGGAAGAACTTGTTCATGCTTACATTTTTCATGTCAGCAGTATGGATTTCTGCATTTACATACATTCTTGTATGGATGGTAACAATAGTGGGTATGTATTGAGTCTACATAATAATCCATCTAAGACAGTAATCAGCATTTCAGTGGTGCTTATAATAAAGTTACCGTGCTTAAGATTTCAGACTGGCCCCCTTTGACATTTAATGCCTTGCACTCATGAAAGGCCAATTTATGAGTACGTATTTACTAGAATTAAGAGACAGGCTTAGCCACCTTTTAACAAATGTTGTAGGAGATAAAAagcattctttttttaattaaaaaagttTAGATTACATGTTCAGTAGGTATAACTACCTGAAAAAAATCAAAGTGCATAGCAAACTAATGTAAGGTAATCTGAATAGTGAATTAGTATCTCAGGTAGTTAACCTTAGGACACATAAGGGGAGCCTGCTGGATagagccaaagacccatctagtcccaaTATCCTGAtctcacaatggtcaaccagatgcctatgggaagaccaaaagcaggacctaagcacaacagcactttacCCATTCGTGATTCCTCATCACCTGCTACACGGTCCTTTTcactgaagatgccaaggactggacCTGAGAAGTGCTGCTTGCAAAGCGTGTGGGTCTTCTACAGACCTTCCCCTGAAGATCAGATTCTCCTATGTTAACATTCCAAAATGGAATCTTTTGAAGAATGagctaaaaaaaaatcacaagcagTATTATATTGAATCGTTCCTATATTCCATCTGTCACTATGCAATTGAAATAGTGGAAAATAAATATATGGGAATCATGTGTTGAACAGTACATCTGGATTCAGTCTCTGACTGTGTAGCAAATTGCAATGTTGTAATAAATTTTCAGGCATCACCAACTATGTAAAACCTAGAGCCAACAAGACCACCTTAGAAATTTGGATCCCAAACTATTGCAATGAAAAAGCCTACACCAGTCTTGAAGAGTGCCCCTTTTCATCCATTTCAGGACCAAAACTCTTAAAGTTACTTTTCCATTGGAACTTTCACAGCAATGCCATTTGAAAGTTGTTGAGTAAAGATTATCAGCTGACTTcatcccttccccccaccccgggAATTCATGTGTTTCTTTCAAGAGCAGATGATTAAAAGGGGTTAGTGGTTCATATGACTTCAAGAGCTCATGTGATAAAGATGCCAAGGGAACAGAAGGGGATTATAAGCAGTTGTAGCAACTCCAAAAAGTGGGCTGCAATAAGAAGAGCAAGCTTCTCCAGTATTTGAATGGAGACTTGGTGCAGACTTTCATACTGTTTAGTGACAATATTTTCCAAGCTAGAAAGTTTTCATCTGTTACTGTTAAACTGATAGCTTCTTTCAGCGTAAACCATGAAGCTGCAACATGTTAATCTGttcataataattttaaaaggtgATCCCCTGAGTCAATAGTAGTACAACTACCCCCTAATCTGTTCTTTGTCCTTTAAGAGAAAGCTAAAATATTTCATCCTTTTGATTCTTCCTGCTTCAGGAGAAACTTTGCACATTCCAGAAACTGTAATGGGTCTTACATTACTAGCCGCAGGAACAAGCATACCAGATACAGTTGCAAGTGTGCTGGTGACTAGGAAAGGTAAGCCCATACTATTATGAAGCAATTTGCAACTACTGCAAAGAAGATTCTCCCCCCTTGTTTATAATACACTGACACAATGCATTTAGGTGCCGTTTACATTCACTAACACGCTATATTGCCCTGAAGAACAGGCAAATATTTAGCATATAAAACTGGAAGGAAATGTTACTTTTGTAAGTAGCACCAGGGGCTTGGGCCAAAACAGAAGGCAACCCCCTTCATACCCCACTTGTGAGCTTCCAAAAGGCAATGAAGCAGCAGCTATTAGGAGACAGAATACTAGACCACATAGAGCTTGGATACAGCAACAAAAATTCTTAGCAGCCATCCTAAGATATTGCAGGCATGTTTAAACTGAGAAGCGACCAAGGTGGCAATTCCTGTGATCATAGTATAgtagattaattttaaaatacagtaaaatgcagCAAGGAGTTTCCTTAAGACTGATACTAAAGTTTGTTTTATCTTGCAGGACTAGGAGATATGGCAATGTCAAACGTTGTAGGATCCAATATATTTGATTTGTTGTGTTTGGGATTACCATGGTTTATAAAGACAACCTTTGTAGACACATCAGCTCCTATGGAAGTAAACAGCAGCGGCTTGACTTATACTGCCATTTCACTTGTTTGCT encodes the following:
- the SLC24A5 gene encoding sodium/potassium/calcium exchanger 5 isoform X2, yielding MHGGCSHRRKSRLLLLLLLLLLAAAPAGNLPAAAPQQLHEDSENKTQCIVSLSSEFPEGFFTQQEQEDGGIIIYFLIILYMFLAVSIVCDDYFLPSLEIISESLGLSQDVAGATFMAAGSSAPELVTAFLGVFVTKGDIGVSTILGSAIYNVLGICAACGLLSTMVSRLSCWPLFRDCLAYAVSAAAVLAMIIDNKVYWYESASLLLIYGIYILVLCFDIKISQYIMKKFSCCCTCFMATTEEAEQQPLIGWKEETGPLVRRQSRADSGIFHDDSNYSQLSISLHGLHTVSEDSPSVFSMPETDLKRVLWVLSLPIITLLYLTTPDCRRQFWKNLFMLTFFMSAVWISAFTYILVWMVTIVGETLHIPETVMGLTLLAAGTSIPDTVASVLVTRKGLGDMAMSNVVGSNIFDLLCLGLPWFIKTTFVDTSAPMEVNSSGLTYTAISLVCSIAFIFLAVHLNGWKLDKKLGAVCLVMYLAFVVLSVLYELGAIGNIPMTMCGD
- the SLC24A5 gene encoding sodium/potassium/calcium exchanger 5 isoform X3 translates to MKNVECVETSLLFKKNKTQCIVSLSSEFPEGFFTQQEQEDGGIIIYFLIILYMFLAVSIVCDDYFLPSLEIISESLGLSQDVAGATFMAAGSSAPELVTAFLGVFVTKGDIGVSTILGSAIYNVLGICAACGLLSTMVSRLSCWPLFRDCLAYAVSAAAVLAMIIDNKVYWYESASLLLIYGIYILVLCFDIKISQYIMKKFSCCCTCFMATTEEAEQQPLIGWKEETGPLVRRQSRADSGIFHDDSNYSQLSISLHGLHTVSEDSPSVFSMPETDLKRVLWVLSLPIITLLYLTTPDCRRQFWKNLFMLTFFMSAVWISAFTYILVWMVTIVGETLHIPETVMGLTLLAAGTSIPDTVASVLVTRKGLGDMAMSNVVGSNIFDLLCLGLPWFIKTTFVDTSAPMEVNSSGLTYTAISLVCSIAFIFLAVHLNGWKLDKKLGAVCLVMYLAFVVLSVLYELGAIGNIPMTMCGD
- the SLC24A5 gene encoding sodium/potassium/calcium exchanger 5 isoform X1 translates to MVPPPRLESKKEEHPHECSFGLRFLKTKYYFLDFTFSSLTFFSSLLYLITLLTVDFHQVRCVLYQIKTSQPLFSENKTQCIVSLSSEFPEGFFTQQEQEDGGIIIYFLIILYMFLAVSIVCDDYFLPSLEIISESLGLSQDVAGATFMAAGSSAPELVTAFLGVFVTKGDIGVSTILGSAIYNVLGICAACGLLSTMVSRLSCWPLFRDCLAYAVSAAAVLAMIIDNKVYWYESASLLLIYGIYILVLCFDIKISQYIMKKFSCCCTCFMATTEEAEQQPLIGWKEETGPLVRRQSRADSGIFHDDSNYSQLSISLHGLHTVSEDSPSVFSMPETDLKRVLWVLSLPIITLLYLTTPDCRRQFWKNLFMLTFFMSAVWISAFTYILVWMVTIVGETLHIPETVMGLTLLAAGTSIPDTVASVLVTRKGLGDMAMSNVVGSNIFDLLCLGLPWFIKTTFVDTSAPMEVNSSGLTYTAISLVCSIAFIFLAVHLNGWKLDKKLGAVCLVMYLAFVVLSVLYELGAIGNIPMTMCGD
- the SLC24A5 gene encoding sodium/potassium/calcium exchanger 5 isoform X4, with translation MFLAVSIVCDDYFLPSLEIISESLGLSQDVAGATFMAAGSSAPELVTAFLGVFVTKGDIGVSTILGSAIYNVLGICAACGLLSTMVSRLSCWPLFRDCLAYAVSAAAVLAMIIDNKVYWYESASLLLIYGIYILVLCFDIKISQYIMKKFSCCCTCFMATTEEAEQQPLIGWKEETGPLVRRQSRADSGIFHDDSNYSQLSISLHGLHTVSEDSPSVFSMPETDLKRVLWVLSLPIITLLYLTTPDCRRQFWKNLFMLTFFMSAVWISAFTYILVWMVTIVGETLHIPETVMGLTLLAAGTSIPDTVASVLVTRKGLGDMAMSNVVGSNIFDLLCLGLPWFIKTTFVDTSAPMEVNSSGLTYTAISLVCSIAFIFLAVHLNGWKLDKKLGAVCLVMYLAFVVLSVLYELGAIGNIPMTMCGD